The following are encoded together in the Panicum virgatum strain AP13 chromosome 6K, P.virgatum_v5, whole genome shotgun sequence genome:
- the LOC120712809 gene encoding uncharacterized protein LOC120712809, with protein MKASIKFRDDDRPLMRAKVPVGVLGLPFQSGLAAGGDPRELRFDLSTAFASGPALRLSYRPNDPGLPFALAVRAGLGPLGSPARAPFVLAAEFNLLSSDPSTPAFFLRLKPRLGDFSLSHTLRSAADGAAPAPRKVGEAPPDADGLGHGREQEFGYRPPFSFTGSGLAAAGTKSGVGALLSGMRLTTRSVLPLWGRASLRFNWGLRVPPKLLADGGGGRSSKGARAPVSKMPLLVMSKLSIEQSPRADAGRRNPSPLCVDAPDGPGDGEAAAFSLVRRQLESLNVDNMLLRRAVEDLRAEIRSGSRRSTPAAVAGARGEGRVAATAPPPPPPPPYHAFPAKPDRPRGAAREPAPEKAAAPDDVGEELKKALEARLR; from the coding sequence ATGAAGGCCTCGATCAAGTTCCGCGACGACGACCGGCCGCTGATGCGGGCCAAGGTTCCCGTCGGCGTGCTCGGGCTGCCGTTCCAGTCGGGcctcgcggcgggcggcgacccGCGCGAGCTCCGCTTCGACCTCTCCACCGCCTTCGCGTCCGGCCCGGCGCTCCGCCTCTCGTACCGCCCCAACGACCCGGGCCTCCCCTTCGCGCTCGCCGTCCGCGCGGGGCTCGGCCCGCTCGGCTCCCCGGCGCGGGCGCCCTTCGTGCTCGCCGCCGAGTTCAACCTCCTCTCCTCCGACCCCTCCACGCCGGCCTTCTTCCTCCGGCTAAAGCCCCGCCTCGGCGACTTCTCGCTCTCCCACacgctccgctccgccgccgacggcgccgccCCGGCGCCCCGTAAGGTCGGGGAGGCGCCCCCCGACGCCgacggcctcggccacggccgcgAGCAGGAGTTCGGCTACAGGCCGCCGTTCTCGTTCACCGGGAGCGGGCTCGCAGCGGCGGGGACCAAGAGCGGGGTCGGCGCGCTGCTGTCCGGGATGCGGCTGACGACGCGTAGCGTGCTCCCGCTGTGGGGCAGGGCGAGCCTGCGGTTCAACTGGGGCCTGCGCGTGCCGCCGAAGCTcctcgcggacggcggcggcggccgcagcagcaagggcgcgcgcgcgcccgtCAGCAAGATGCCGCTGCTGGTCatgagcaagctctccatcgAGCAGTCCCCGCGCGCCGACGCGGGCAGAAGGAACCCCTCCCCGCTGTGCGTGGACGCGCCGGACGGCCCGGgagacggcgaggcggcggcgttctCGCTGGTGAGGCGGCAGCTGGAGTCGCTGAACGTGGACAACATGCTGCTGCGCCGCGCCGTGGAGGACCTCCGCGCCGAGATCCGGAGCGGCAGCAGGAGGAGCACGCCCGCGGCTGTCGCCGGCGCCAGAGGCGAGGGCAGGGTGGcggcgaccgcgccgccgccgccgccgccgccgccttaccACGCGTTCCCCGCGAAGCCGGACCGCCCCCGGGGTGCCGCGAGGGAACCCGCGCCCGAGAAGGCGGCCGCGCCGGACGACGTGGGCGAGGAGCTCAAGAAGGCATTGGAGGCGCGCCTGCGGTGA
- the LOC120712810 gene encoding non-structural maintenance of chromosomes element 4 homolog B-like, producing MWNSTGSSAFGTGGGAGERGSAVGGGAERVGVGEREIAEAGLDPEEEGRRGRVGGEEVEELGGQREGRARRGAERAAPRADGEREEGEARVVGAVPEAERGAPREGGDEVEAELPRVADRREAGLERQPEHADRHLSPHKRPVVVAELDPHLQRPRPLPWQEEFAAAWGQSCEERGALRSAYGAAREMIRELKDDPALDKFDAAMHRIEKLHEKVQRPLEQLSDAEALLDLADVLVSSTKAENRDGPTPSEFVTALLRKFGGTATPLDDSNEPFSWSSLGGAASTLFMTATGCQTMHGPMGREIKERRHAFRRESVRLDSRPAEPHALALDQDERNDTDKNIAVMFDLLCHHKSVKLEHLILNRQSFAQTVENIFVLSFLVKDGRAEINVVDGGDHFVAPRNAPAAGLITSRKVSNSQFVFRFDTEDWQIMQ from the exons ATGTGGAACAGCACGGGGAgcagtgcattcgggaccggcggcggcgcgggcgagcggggcAGCGCCGTCGGCGGGGGAGCGGAGCGTGTTGGAGTTGGAGAGCGAGAAATCGCGGAGGCGGGGCTTGACCCGGAGGAAGAAGGCCGGCGTGGACGGGTCGGAGGAGAGGAGGTTGAAGAACTCGGCGGCCAGCGCGAAGGGCGCGCGCGCCGGGGAGCCGAGCGGGCCGCGCCCCGCGCGGACGGTGAGCGCGAAGAAGGGGAGGCCCGGGTCGTCGGGGCGGTACCAGAGGCGGAGCGCGGGGCCCCACGCGAAGGCGGCGATGAGGTTGAAGCGGAGCTCCCGCGGGTCGCCGACCGCCGCGAGGCCGGGCTGGAACGCCAGCCCGAGCACGCCGATCGGCACCTCAGCCCGCATAAGCGGCCGGTCGTCGTCGCAGAACTTGATCCACACCTTCAACGGCCTCGTCCGCTGCCGTGGCAGGAGGAGTTCGCCGCCGCCTGGGGCCAGAGCTGCGAGGAGAGGGGCGCGCTCCGGTCGGCCTACGGCGCGGCCAGGGAGATGATACGCG AGCTCAAGGATGATCCTGCTCTCGACAAGTTCGACGCCGCCATGCATAGGATTGAAAAGCTTCATGAGAAAG TGCAAAGACCACTGGAGCAGCTCTCAGATGCTGAGGCTCTGCTGGATCTTGCTGATGTTCTAGTCTCATCTACCAAGGCGGAAAACAGAGATGGGCCGACCCCATCTGAATTTGTTACAGCCCTGCTCAGGAAATTCGGTGGTACAGCCACACCGCTTGATGATTCTAATGAGCCATTCTCCTGGTCGAGTCTTGGTGGTGCAGCATCGACATTGTTCATGACAGCAACCGGGTGCCAAACAAT GCATGGTCCAATGGGTCGTGAAATCAAGGAACGGAGGCATGCGTTTAGAAGAGAATCTGTCCGCTTAGACAGTAGACCTGCAGAG CCTCATGCATTGGCGCTAGACCAGGATGAAAGGAATGACACCGACAAGAACATAGCTGTCATGTTCGACCTCCTATGTCATCACAAAAGTGTAAAGCTGGAACATCTCATTCTGAACCGGCAGTCCTTTGCGCAAACCGTTGAGAACATATTTGTGCTCTCATTTCTGGTGAAGGATGGGAGAGCTGAGATAAATGTGGTTGATGGTGGGGATCATTTTGTCG CTCCAAGGAATGCTCCTGCAGCTGGATTGATAACCTCCAGGAAAGTTTCCAATAGCCAATTTGTGTTCCGGTTTGATACTGAAGATTGGCAG ATAATGCAATGA
- the LOC120712811 gene encoding NAC domain-containing protein 46-like, with translation MGFILHTHRTKTQEQLRTSFSSCRRGREENREVSLGRVLGEECLPPFDTSCSLWIHQMHRQAMGDALLDLLGEEMAAAAAGEHGLPPGFRFHPTDEELVTFYLAAKVLNGACCGVDIAEVDLNRCEPWELPDAARMGEREWYFLSLRDRKYPTGMRTNRATAAGYWKATGKDREVLSAATGALLGMKKTLVFYKGRAPRGEKTKWVLHEYRLDGDFAAARRSCKEEWVICRILHKAGDQYSKLMMVKSPYYLPMGVDPSSLCFQQDPAAAPPLPNPSGCSTAGLPFHHGHHPGMHPPLLPANQLKLSNGCGFPASACTQEPPPSGCGGSSNAAMGMPPPYPPPFTSIVAGKPAAPPPHAAGVVSAGAPEPPAPPPTSWLEAYVQHGGFLYEMGPGAAPRGA, from the exons ATGGGCTTCATCCTCCACACACACCGCACCAAAACACAAGAGCAGCTCAGAACCTCCTTTTCATCTTGtagaagaggaagagaagagaatAGAGAAGTTAGCTTGGGTAGGGTTCTTGGGGAAGAGTGTCTCCCACCGTTCGATACTTCTTGTAGCCTTTGGATCCATCAGATGCATCGCCAGGCCATGGGCGACGCGCTGTTGGATCTGCTCGGGGAGGagatggcagcggcggcggccggcgagcacggCCTGCCCCCGGGGTTCCGGTTCCACCCCACCGACGAGGAGCTGGTGACCTTCTACCTCGCCGCCAAGGTCCTGAACGGCGCCTGCTGCGGCGTGGACATCGCCGAGGTGGACCTGAACCGGTGCGAGCCGTGGGAGCTCCCCGACGCGGCGCGGATGGGCGAGCGCGAGTGGTACTTCTTGAGCCTCCGCGACCGCAAGTACCCGACGGGGATGCGCACcaaccgcgccaccgccgccggctacTGGAAGGCCACCGGCAAGGACCGCGAGGTGctcagcgccgccaccggcgccctGCTCGGCATGAAGAAGACGCTCGTCTTCTACAAGGGCCGCGCCCCGCGCGGCGAGAAGACCAAGTGGGTCCTCCACGAGTACCGCCTCGACGGCgacttcgccgccgcccgccgctcctgCAAG GAGGAATGGGTGATCTGCAGGATACTCCACAAGGCAGGCGACCAGTACAGCAAGCTGATGATGGTGAAGAGCCCCTACTACCTCCCCATGGGAGTGGACCCATCCAGCCTCTGCTTCCAGcaggaccccgccgccgcccctcctctcccAAACCCTAGCGGCTGCTCGACCGCCGGCCTCCCCTTCCACCACGGCCACCACCCCGGCATGCACCCTCCACTGCTGCCGGCCAACCAGCTCAAGCTCAGCAACGGCTGCGGCTTCCCTGCGTCGGCCTGCACGCaggagccgccgccgagcggctgcggcggcagcagcaacgCCGCCATGGGCATGCCGCCGCCATACCCTCCTCCCTTCACCTCCATCGTCGCTGGCaagccggccgcgccgccgccccatgcGGCCGGGGTCGTCAGCGCCGGCGCGCCGGAgccaccggcgccgccaccaACCAGCTGGCTGGAGGCTTACGTGCAGCACGGCGGGTTCCTTTATGAGATGGGCCCGGGTGCAGCGCCCAGGGGCGCATGA